One genomic window of Meriones unguiculatus strain TT.TT164.6M chromosome 13 unlocalized genomic scaffold, Bangor_MerUng_6.1 Chr13_unordered_Scaffold_39, whole genome shotgun sequence includes the following:
- the LOC110543656 gene encoding zinc finger protein 394-like isoform X2: protein MAVACAVVLALKAEAEEEEKDPGDWRDPETSRRCFWRLRSGDVSGPEEALSRRRELCRRWLRPERRSEERMLELLVLEQFLSLLARRLQDPVRHLPPESGEEAGAWARALHPASPQGTPTFKAKAGSPTWGEWQQLAAAPQNGLCKESTEDYGSTALPGLENQAAWNPILIPKQEKDCKKEVKPAQAWYKARPQGRTSTGKRNYLKMLSCHRHTPRVLQESQGG, encoded by the exons ATGGCGGTGGCCTGCGCGGTCGTGTTGGCGTTGAAAGCAGAagcggaggaggaagagaaggatccCGGGGACTGGCGAGACCCCGAAACCTCCCGGAGATGCTTCTGGCGGCTGCGCTCCGGGGACGTGTCCGGCCCGGAGGAGGCGCTGAGCCGCCGGCGGGAGCTGTGCCGCCGCTGGCTGCGGCCCGAGCGGCGCTCCGAGGAGCGGATGCTGGAGCTGCTGGTCCTCGAGCAGTTCCTCAGCCTCCTCGCGCGCCGGCTGCAGGACCCCGTGCGCCACCTGCCCCCCGAGAgcggggaggaggcaggggcctGGGCGCGCGCCCTGCACCCGGCCTCCCCGCAG GGCACCCCGACTTTCAAGGCCAAGGCTGGATCACCGACCTGGGGAGAGTGGCAGCAGCTGGCCGCGGCCCCCCAGAATGGCTTGTGCAAAGAGAGCACTGAGGACTATGGGAGCACGGCCTTGCCCG GCCTGGAGAACCAAGCTGCCTGGAACCCCATCCTGATCCCAAAGCAGGAGAAGGACTGCAAGAAGGAGGTCAAGCCTGCGCAGGCCTGGTACAAGGCGCGCCCCCAAGGACGGACCTCAACAGGGAAGAGAAACTACCTAAAGATGCTGTCCTGCCACCGCCACACCCCCAGGGttctccaggagagccaag gTGGGTGA
- the LOC110543656 gene encoding zinc finger protein 394-like isoform X1, with product MAVACAVVLALKAEAEEEEKDPGDWRDPETSRRCFWRLRSGDVSGPEEALSRRRELCRRWLRPERRSEERMLELLVLEQFLSLLARRLQDPVRHLPPESGEEAGAWARALHPASPQGTPTFKAKAGSPTWGEWQQLAAAPQNGLCKESTEDYGSTALPGLENQAAWNPILIPKQEKDCKKEVKPAQAWYKARPQGRTSTGKRNYLKMLSCHRHTPRVLQESQGTTATMHVPCGVNEEELWRSGEPGCTAISQVPCGAKEEGLWRSDNFEEVVTALALAQDQLYHFCEVVPTGERVCCGEWSPAHLLRLLL from the exons ATGGCGGTGGCCTGCGCGGTCGTGTTGGCGTTGAAAGCAGAagcggaggaggaagagaaggatccCGGGGACTGGCGAGACCCCGAAACCTCCCGGAGATGCTTCTGGCGGCTGCGCTCCGGGGACGTGTCCGGCCCGGAGGAGGCGCTGAGCCGCCGGCGGGAGCTGTGCCGCCGCTGGCTGCGGCCCGAGCGGCGCTCCGAGGAGCGGATGCTGGAGCTGCTGGTCCTCGAGCAGTTCCTCAGCCTCCTCGCGCGCCGGCTGCAGGACCCCGTGCGCCACCTGCCCCCCGAGAgcggggaggaggcaggggcctGGGCGCGCGCCCTGCACCCGGCCTCCCCGCAG GGCACCCCGACTTTCAAGGCCAAGGCTGGATCACCGACCTGGGGAGAGTGGCAGCAGCTGGCCGCGGCCCCCCAGAATGGCTTGTGCAAAGAGAGCACTGAGGACTATGGGAGCACGGCCTTGCCCG GCCTGGAGAACCAAGCTGCCTGGAACCCCATCCTGATCCCAAAGCAGGAGAAGGACTGCAAGAAGGAGGTCAAGCCTGCGCAGGCCTGGTACAAGGCGCGCCCCCAAGGACGGACCTCAACAGGGAAGAGAAACTACCTAAAGATGCTGTCCTGCCACCGCCACACCCCCAGGGttctccaggagagccaaggtaCCACAGCTACCATGCACGTCCCCTGTGGGGTCAACGAGGAAGAGCTTTGGAGAAGTGGAGAGCCGGGGTGCACAGCCATCTCACAGGTCCCCTGTGGGGCCAAGGAGGAGGGGCTTTGGAGAAGTGACAACTTTGAGGAGGTTGTCACCGCCCTTGCCCTTGCTCAGGATCAACTTTACCACTTTTGTGAAGTAGTCCCCACTGGAGAACGAGTTTGCTGTGGGGAGTGGAGCCCAGCTCATCTCCTCCGTCTGCTACTTTGA